In Coffea arabica cultivar ET-39 chromosome 9e, Coffea Arabica ET-39 HiFi, whole genome shotgun sequence, the genomic window TTGTAACCATTCCACAACTAGAACAGAAGCTACTATAAAATCAAAGATGCTTAAAATGGCAGATAATCACCCTTCGCATAACCATGTAACAAGGCAGCATCACATGGAGTTTCAAGGTGCACATCTCATTTTGACCTCTATATGATCCCTCTTCAGTGAATATTTCAGTCAGACTTAAGCTATTAAGCAATATTCAAATTACCTGAAAAAATATTATgcggtttgaaaaaaaaattgctctATTGGAGTAGAGATATATTCCTAGGCAAAGCCAATTTCATCCTCTGGATTACAAAGGAGAGTAATTAGAACGAGGCAATGAATTCTAAACTACTAAATTCAGTCAACATCCTTCTTTCAGTAATGGAACACTTTGGTTTCTAGAATGTTAGATATCAAGCCGATGATACACAGAGAATTCCAATGGAATGAGTTTCTGAATCTGGTACAAGATACCTTAACTTAATGTTATTATCAGAAAGGCCAGATTAAAGCACAACTCTCCTTCTATACAGCATTATTAGGACAGATATCCCATGTGCCTTGTATATTCTAACAAATCCACCCTGACTTGCAGAGCCTATAATCTGGGAGTTGTTACCACCTTTAAGCATCAAAgagtataatttaaaaaaaaaaaaaaaagatgcttGTTTCTTACCGGTTTCCAGAGCAGAATTACATCCATTCAGGTAAAGACAGCCTCCACAAATTCAAAATGAATATATGATTAATATATGCGTTTTACTAAAATACTGAGAGGAGTAGAAGATCCAACCTGGCAGAATAGTGAAAATTCCACTTTCAGTGCTAAACCGAATTTTAAGATCAACGTCAAACTTAGCAATAATCACACAAATTAaccatttcttttcttgaaaCTTGACATTCTTAATTACTCAAGCCCAGAATAGTGTACCAGCATAAGTTGGCACACAGCAAAAGACGAAGATAAGCATATAGGAGTTTTCAATGACACACATGCAGGACCAGCAAAAGAAagattaaacaacaaaataacACTATGAATTCAAGgtcataaaatgaaaacttttACAAGCACACAGGAAAATTTTAGTACAACAGTTTATTGATCTATCAAAAAGGCATTCAACACTCTAAAATTCTCAAAGGCATCAAGCTTTACATGTCGATTAGACCTTAGATTGAATGTAAACTACTACCATAAAAGGACACAAACTGTTCAACAGCGTGAGCAAACCATAGTTAATAAAAAGAAACATGTATACCAGTTAATGAGCTGTCTGGGGCAATATCTAGTAGTAAATTACAATCCACTCATTTAAAACAGCACCacaaacaaaataatttttcatTGCAACTAGAATGAAAAGTACATGAGAGCCAAATGGAACAAGCACATCAAGATCTGGAATACCCTGCCACAAAACTAAACTAAAGCATAATAATGGGGAAATTATCAGACAATATCTCCATAGTTGCAAACCAAAACCTTAAGTTGACAGATAACCTAAAGgagataaaaaagaaataaactgTCCAAGACAAGGGAGAAAAAGTCCTAGTCTAATCACTTGAAGATCCGTCATCATCTTCGCGCGCTGTCACAACCTTCTCTATAAACCTCTTCCTGACTCCATCAAGAACATCTTTCTTAGACTGGTCACCCCCACCCTGACCATCATTGAGAACTGGATCCGACTGACAGAGAACTAATGCAACACCTAAAGATTTGGAAATGCAGTTTATGAAATCAGTCAGAGAAAATAGCAGATTCGATTTACAAAAGATTAAAATAGGGAATCAAATAGTTATCATATTCTCAGTCCCTCCGCTAGTTAATCCTAATCTAAACAAAAAACAATAAGAACCATGAATATTCCATAAAACACAGGTTTCAAGGCAATATAGACATCAACTTCCATTAGAAGATATCAAGAGTTGCAGAAGCCTAAACTTCCAACATACCTTCAGGTGTGCATTTCCGACCAAAGCTACGGAGACCCACATAGTTTGCTTTGACTGCACTGTTGTTGTACACCAAAAGAGTTGGAATATTTTGATCAGGATAGTTAGGAATGCAGTCAGTAGATATAATTTTCACAAACTTGGTTGCCGGATATCTTTGAGCCAGTTCTTCCAAACATTGCAAAAGAAGCTCACAATCGGCGTGTCTATCAGAAAATGTGTAGTGTTAAACAATGTAGTACCTCCAACATAAAAAGTTACTAAATTTTGAaccaatatttaaaaaatttaaaatcaccACAAAGATAATAGTGAAGAGGAAAACAGTGCTTAATAAGTTATAATTACCCGTCCTTGTAAAGAACCACCACAACCCAAACATCTGCTGGTGCTTGTGAAACTTCTCGCACAAAATCAGATCCAGAAATCGGCATCACTGACCCAAACCTCGCAATTTTGGCTAATTCTCTCATCTCTGCCAACCTCTTCTTCCTTTGCAAAGTCACCAAAACACCTATTAGCTTCCACATTTACTGAAACTACACCAATTCAATAGCTCATTTTTCTCAAGATGCACCTAATTTTTCACCTCAATTACTGAAGAACTAAGTTCCACAACTGTTACCTAAATTCAAAATCTCTTTAGATGGGAAATAATTCCAATATAATCCTAATTaccaagaaatttaaaaaatgaaattaacttTCAATCCTCAGTTACTGAAATCCCAATATATGTATGAAGACAATTCAACGACCAAATACAGGAAAATCAAAAGGCCCACCAccccaaaaatgaaaaaagttaAGAGGTACCTGTATTCTTGGAGGAAGCGATCATCGTCAAGATCATCTTCAAGGTCTTCAAGTTCTTCTTCGGTCTTGTCATCGACCCAGGCCTTGTCTTTGGGCTTTGAGTCGGGGTCTTCGGCTGGGGTGAAAGAAGGGGGCTTGAAAGCAGGGGCTTTGGGAGGAAGGTTCCCTAATTTTCTCTGGATATCGTCCCATTGCGTCGAGGCACCTTCCAGATCCTTGTACACAAAATGGTAATCTGCCATTATTTTTGTTGAAAATAATGCCCTTGTTGACAATCCTTATACTCCAACAGATCTAGGAATCCTCAAACAAAGTGATCTCTTCCACTATGCGCATTCGTTCTCCTACTAGGAGGAGATCGCGCGGTGGATGAATGGAATTATGCCCACTAATGTCcgatatatttttgaaatattgtaATCCTGatgaattaaaataataaagatGAATTCAGGATTATGTTTTGAATAAGTATATTGGTAATTAAAATTTGAGGAAAAGTAATAAGAAGATTGGAAAATGTGTAATGTAATGTATTTAATAGTGCAATACGGAAAAGCAGTGATAATTAGTGGTGATGATTAGTAGTGTAATATGTTCAATAGAGTTGAATCCTTAATATCGGGAGCTCTCCCAATAACATAGCTATATCTTGAGATATAGAACTCATATGACCATGACTCTTCAAGATTGTGTGATTTGTGGATGTCTAGAGAAACCTGTAGTTGTTTGAGAAGATGCAATGGTATGAGACGGAGCACGTGCTTTATAGCCACAGCTTTGTATGTGCATCAAAATCAACCATAAATTCAGCTATGGTAGGTTGGAACCATAGCTTTGCATTGTACAAAATTAAGGATGCTGTCATCTAATACTGTGATAAATTGTTGAAGCCAAACACTTCCTAATTGGAGAAAAACACAATTCAGTTGAACGCAATAACGCTAtcatagaaaaaaaatatatgagaaAGGAATTATCGACTAAGTAAAGAGGGCAGTTGATCCCTAGACAATCGTTGATGTTcccataaatatatttatacataaataatttTGGATGATTACTAATCATCACCGGGGCaagaattaagaaaaaaaagaaattcaaactGTCAAATGCACACTGATCGTGGTTGGAAAGATATTATCTTGCGTCTTGATCATGACAGTATAGGAGAAAAGCGAAAAAGCAGTCATCTCAAGTAGTTAATCAACTTTCGCACTCTTCATCCTAGAAATTCAGCCAGTAATTCTGTCAGAAGTACCATATCACAAGTGATTATTTAAAACAAAATCAATGAAAAGAATCTTAGGAGcgatttgaaaatttgaaaaatgtgacAATATTGTAAAACAAGTACACTGGAGTCATCTAACTGGTTTTCATCATTTTATAAGAAAGAACAAGGGTATGTGATGACTTGAAATTCAAAAACtcaaattaaaacatatttctaataaaagataaaaatgtaaTCCCCTAACAAAGTTGACGTTAACTGTTTAAACAACCAGTCAAATAGAAAGTTGAAACTCCCGTGGATTATATGAGGGTATACCACTTAAAAGTATAATGTTGCAGATTTAATATTGAAGGCCTTATGAGGTGAACCATTTTATGTTGTCAACTTACAATGAATCGACTCTAAACATTTCAAGCTGATGTAATCTGAAACGCAAACTTTAAGAAAGGAGCTGATGTAATCTGGAATGCATACCAAAATGAaccatttttaagaaaattttcttttggttgcTAATATTCGAATAAAATGCTAGGTCCTAATAAATGCTATAGTGAAACTATAGtcaaatttcagcccaatccatAATATTCGAACAAAATGCTAGGTCCTAATCAATGCTATACTGAACAATAGTTTGTCAAATTCCAACTATTGCCAACCCCATTTctcacctcaaattcaattTTGAAAGTTCTATCAACCTCCCTATATGGGGAAACCAACCCagatacaaaataaaaaaaaatttcttttgccGCAAGACTTCACACTGAGTTGATAGAGCATCTTACCTTCACGGAACTTGTATGCAAAATTCAACATTAAGCAAAAGTAGCAGTCTTCGATACCCCTTTATGTCAATACAATGCAAACCATAAAATGGTTTTACCTGGGAATAGAATGTTAAAAGATATAAGAACGTCGGCATAAAAACCTTAATTTACTGTTTGTTTCTTAATGACCATAccaacaaaattataaacaataaTATTTTCCAATTATATAGAGTTACCATT contains:
- the LOC113710293 gene encoding uncharacterized protein isoform X1, producing MADYHFVYKDLEGASTQWDDIQRKLGNLPPKAPAFKPPSFTPAEDPDSKPKDKAWVDDKTEEELEDLEDDLDDDRFLQEYRKKRLAEMRELAKIARFGSVMPISGSDFVREVSQAPADVWVVVVLYKDGHADCELLLQCLEELAQRYPATKFVKIISTDCIPNYPDQNIPTLLVYNNSAVKANYVGLRSFGRKCTPEGVALVLCQSDPVLNDGQGGGDQSKKDVLDGVRKRFIEKVVTAREDDDGSSSD
- the LOC113710293 gene encoding uncharacterized protein isoform X2: MADYHFVYKDLEGASTQWDDIQRKLGNLPPKAPAFKPPSFTPAEDPDSKPKDKAWVDDKTEEELEDLEDDLDDDRFLQEYRKKRLAEMRELAKIARFGSVMPISGSDFVREVSQAPADVWVVVVLYKDGAVKANYVGLRSFGRKCTPEGVALVLCQSDPVLNDGQGGGDQSKKDVLDGVRKRFIEKVVTAREDDDGSSSD